A stretch of Paenibacillus peoriae DNA encodes these proteins:
- a CDS encoding ABC transporter substrate-binding protein — protein sequence MNKGTKRQAAGSMAHANHKSRFLMGWMLALVLVLTACGAGAGTNGGNESATTPTDTPSNGASQTAGAFPVTISHMKGQYTLNEKPKKIAVLDVKFLDQLLAVGEQPAGSVIAEGNTTFPEYLGDKPDDVQVLGTRDKPNLEAIVALDPDLILMTDFQEKEYESVSKIAPTIVLDFYEDWRDTLATVAAITGKQAEAETVRKAYEDKIAGLKEKLSEKLGEETVALIRPRKEGIRVHGLEHRTGGILYEDLGLKMPALVQKIKDDTSVEISMEKVPEIGADHYFVLSDELFAAEAEALDSSSVWKSLDAVKNNRAYDVNSTLWIAYYGPLAINIIVDQASEALLGSN from the coding sequence ATGAATAAAGGAACAAAGAGGCAAGCTGCCGGAAGCATGGCACACGCTAACCATAAATCACGATTTTTAATGGGCTGGATGCTGGCCCTTGTTCTTGTACTGACGGCTTGCGGTGCCGGAGCAGGTACAAATGGCGGCAATGAGTCTGCTACAACTCCAACGGACACGCCTTCGAATGGAGCGTCTCAGACTGCCGGAGCCTTCCCGGTTACGATCTCGCATATGAAGGGTCAGTATACGCTTAACGAGAAACCAAAGAAAATTGCTGTGCTTGATGTCAAATTTCTGGATCAATTGCTAGCCGTTGGCGAGCAGCCGGCAGGCAGTGTTATCGCTGAAGGCAATACCACATTTCCAGAATATTTAGGCGATAAGCCGGATGACGTACAGGTTTTAGGTACACGGGACAAGCCCAATTTGGAAGCGATTGTAGCATTGGACCCGGATCTTATTTTAATGACTGATTTTCAAGAGAAAGAGTATGAGAGTGTAAGCAAAATAGCACCCACAATCGTACTTGACTTCTACGAGGATTGGCGAGATACGTTAGCTACGGTGGCTGCGATCACAGGTAAGCAGGCAGAGGCAGAAACTGTGCGTAAGGCTTATGAGGACAAAATTGCAGGACTGAAGGAGAAGCTGTCGGAGAAGTTGGGAGAGGAAACGGTAGCACTTATTCGTCCGAGAAAAGAAGGCATTCGTGTTCATGGTCTTGAGCATCGAACAGGCGGCATTCTGTATGAGGATTTGGGCTTAAAAATGCCTGCATTAGTCCAGAAGATCAAAGATGATACCTCCGTTGAAATCTCGATGGAGAAAGTTCCTGAGATTGGTGCAGATCATTATTTTGTTCTGTCTGATGAGTTGTTTGCGGCAGAGGCAGAGGCTTTGGATAGCAGTTCAGTATGGAAATCCCTTGATGCAGTCAAAAATAACCGTGCATATGATGTTAATTCTACACTTTGGATCGCTTATTATGGCCCACTTGCAATTAATATTATTGTAGATCAGGCATCGGAAGCACTGTTGGGATCGAATTAA
- a CDS encoding retropepsin-like aspartic protease, producing the protein MKIEYRDGLLFTEITVHFNGEKKVINNIVIDTGASHTLISQDEVDDIGIQVGMDDEIITSYGIGGKEHAFSKRIKGIQVGDFILRDVLIDFTSFKYHNINGLLGLDILVKGKFNVDLENFKLSRS; encoded by the coding sequence ATGAAAATTGAATATAGGGATGGGCTGTTGTTCACCGAAATAACAGTCCATTTTAATGGAGAAAAGAAAGTCATAAATAACATAGTTATTGACACAGGAGCAAGCCATACATTGATTTCACAGGATGAAGTAGATGATATTGGGATTCAGGTCGGGATGGATGACGAAATCATAACAAGTTACGGAATTGGAGGGAAAGAACACGCATTTTCCAAACGGATCAAGGGAATACAGGTAGGAGATTTTATTTTAAGAGATGTACTCATAGATTTTACTTCATTTAAATATCACAATATCAACGGATTATTGGGATTAGACATATTGGTAAAAGGCAAATTCAATGTAGATCTAGAGAACTTTAAACTCTCTCGTTCATAA
- a CDS encoding caspase family protein produces MNNLKVPQENIKLWLDVDATKSALNEELQYEISNLTESDRFIFYYAGHGFYDGGYNKITTWDTHPNNIQETTVSLNRILMEPLRNSRCNQCLIFIDACASYIDEQLVSRDFIADMNTKEFSDFVRSSNYRAMFLSCSRGEKSYGSPELEHGIWTHFLIKALNGEAPEAVERERFITSTSLQNYLGKIVPDYIKSSTDIRGTQKPWAEVSSSNTFIIYEVSGANSEVSNNYIDFIFIPERLIIDFENDLIIAHLRGLENDGRHFPMYDYEGLKEIDVEAYCIRISKVKNEIRKILEEIMDFLMEYEWEEEVIFERSDDKFNISAFLYEDDKTREITVSLGLSLKISGLHPMGDTIFNSEFDVANDELKIYTDSSDYNVEEVEIQEIFSDCWDEIRRYFLLEKEIEKELLNEIDE; encoded by the coding sequence ATAAATAATCTTAAAGTACCTCAAGAAAATATTAAGCTTTGGCTTGATGTTGATGCGACAAAATCCGCGCTTAATGAAGAACTTCAATATGAGATATCAAATCTTACTGAAAGTGATCGATTTATTTTCTATTATGCTGGTCATGGATTTTATGATGGAGGATATAACAAAATAACAACGTGGGACACTCACCCAAATAATATACAAGAAACTACTGTTTCACTAAACCGAATATTAATGGAGCCACTAAGAAACTCAAGATGTAATCAATGTTTGATATTTATAGATGCATGTGCGAGTTATATTGATGAGCAATTAGTTAGCAGAGATTTTATTGCTGATATGAATACCAAAGAGTTTAGCGATTTTGTGCGATCAAGCAATTATAGAGCTATGTTTCTGTCATGTTCACGTGGAGAGAAATCATACGGTAGTCCAGAACTAGAACATGGAATATGGACACACTTTCTGATAAAGGCATTAAATGGAGAAGCCCCCGAAGCAGTTGAACGTGAACGATTTATTACTAGTACATCATTGCAGAATTATTTAGGAAAAATAGTTCCGGATTATATTAAATCTAGTACAGACATAAGAGGAACTCAAAAACCATGGGCCGAAGTCTCTAGCTCAAATACATTTATTATTTATGAAGTTTCAGGAGCTAATTCTGAAGTAAGTAATAATTATATTGATTTTATATTTATTCCTGAAAGGCTTATTATTGATTTTGAAAATGACTTGATAATTGCTCATCTTAGAGGTCTCGAGAATGATGGAAGACATTTTCCAATGTATGATTATGAAGGATTGAAAGAAATAGATGTAGAGGCGTATTGTATAAGGATTAGTAAGGTTAAGAATGAAATAAGAAAGATATTAGAAGAAATTATGGATTTTCTAATGGAGTACGAGTGGGAGGAAGAAGTTATATTTGAGAGAAGTGATGATAAATTCAACATTAGTGCATTTCTTTACGAAGATGACAAAACGAGAGAAATAACTGTTTCTCTGGGGCTATCCTTGAAAATTTCAGGCCTACACCCAATGGGTGATACAATATTTAATTCTGAATTCGACGTTGCTAATGATGAACTTAAAATATATACAGATTCTAGTGATTACAATGTAGAGGAAGTAGAGATTCAAGAAATCTTTTCGGATTGCTGGGATGAAATTAGAAGATATTTTTTGCTTGAAAAGGAAATTGAAAAAGAATTATTAAATGAAATTGACGAGTAA
- a CDS encoding DUF2569 family protein, translated as MQLSQNSMSGIKGWLLLFVIYSFYLLISNLIGLYFEFYIYMLVGTIGWNLARTISVGIYLFSEVLIIVSLVLILKKKRKGPNIIIQIEIITIIFGFLNFILTINKIDELPSLISTIIFGSIWILYFKNSKRVKATFES; from the coding sequence ATGCAATTATCTCAGAATAGTATGAGTGGAATTAAAGGCTGGCTGCTTCTCTTTGTGATCTATTCTTTTTATCTACTTATAAGTAATTTAATAGGTCTTTATTTCGAATTTTATATTTATATGTTAGTTGGAACAATTGGTTGGAATCTTGCTAGAACTATTTCTGTCGGAATATATTTATTTTCTGAAGTCTTAATTATTGTTTCTCTAGTGCTTATATTGAAGAAGAAAAGGAAAGGACCAAATATAATAATTCAAATTGAAATAATCACTATAATATTTGGATTTTTAAACTTCATTCTCACAATTAACAAAATAGATGAACTCCCAAGTTTAATCTCTACAATTATTTTTGGATCAATATGGATTTTGTATTTTAAAAACTCAAAACGAGTCAAAGCAACATTTGAAAGTTAA
- a CDS encoding DUF4145 domain-containing protein, which produces MELIVSDQIVSSRIYNGKWNMPDSVDIKCGYCSRTVSFSLEWSSLSESNIFTFSRCSGCGQKSRFYYVELRKREDGVFIGDLYVSPSAKSRKIIDGIEVTEKFHESMLRAYESAINVYNLGEWTATVVLCRRLLEGITKSLLPEGEQGKPLNKQLELLAGHAELQKPILTLAHAIRVGGNLGAHFDLDREPDEKVSKFLVDLLDYIIEYLFVLPRRIEQLHSHIEALSNKNLAGES; this is translated from the coding sequence ATGGAATTGATAGTTTCTGACCAGATAGTATCTTCTCGAATTTATAATGGAAAATGGAATATGCCCGATTCAGTTGATATAAAGTGTGGATATTGTTCTAGAACAGTTAGCTTTAGTTTGGAATGGAGTTCATTGAGCGAAAGTAATATTTTTACTTTTTCTAGATGCTCAGGTTGCGGTCAAAAATCAAGATTCTATTATGTTGAATTAAGAAAAAGAGAAGATGGGGTGTTTATTGGCGATCTATATGTATCACCAAGTGCAAAATCTAGAAAAATAATTGATGGGATTGAAGTAACAGAAAAGTTTCATGAAAGTATGCTTCGAGCTTATGAATCAGCTATTAATGTTTATAATCTTGGCGAATGGACAGCTACCGTTGTTTTGTGTAGAAGATTACTCGAGGGAATAACCAAATCGTTACTTCCGGAAGGTGAACAGGGAAAGCCCTTAAATAAGCAATTAGAGCTATTAGCAGGACATGCTGAACTTCAAAAACCAATATTAACACTTGCACATGCAATTCGAGTAGGTGGTAATCTTGGAGCTCATTTTGATTTAGATAGAGAACCTGACGAAAAAGTATCAAAGTTTCTTGTAGATTTGCTTGACTATATAATTGAATATTTATTTGTTTTACCAAGGAGAATAGAACAGTTGCATTCACACATTGAAGCACTTTCGAATAAGAACCTTGCAGGTGAATCTTAG
- a CDS encoding HNH endonuclease, producing the protein MIWIEMSKDEVHGGGEWGFTKCLWSPAYKIVGDTRRIWAYWDSLMRVKEGDIILHLRGDSNSKFIGHSIAETDGFTTTLRPPDPGPNWSYADTFYRVNLKKFEPFDQTIELSTLFTQKENQLMYYFNVNKAKSSDEKKLLFYVIQNGNLRRQNGAYLSEVDSELYNILFSNSNINTTVRERLVIDQSNTYESQKTLPIRIGQSNFSKNVRDNFNHICCFPNCEVADSSFLIGAHIARWSDNSESRGNTSNGLCLCLFHDKAFEIGLFTLDDNLSVSIDIERLSYYHSPINQIIESNGQAIKDSKIPINVKYLRHHWARIGYRPWK; encoded by the coding sequence ATGATTTGGATAGAGATGTCAAAGGACGAAGTACATGGGGGAGGAGAATGGGGATTTACAAAATGCCTTTGGTCACCAGCATATAAAATAGTAGGGGATACCAGACGTATATGGGCATATTGGGATAGTTTAATGCGAGTAAAAGAAGGGGACATTATCTTACATTTAAGAGGAGACTCAAATTCTAAATTCATCGGACATTCAATTGCTGAAACAGATGGCTTTACCACAACACTAAGACCACCTGATCCTGGACCAAATTGGAGTTACGCTGATACTTTTTATAGAGTGAATTTGAAAAAATTTGAACCATTTGATCAGACAATCGAATTAAGTACACTTTTTACTCAAAAAGAAAATCAATTGATGTATTATTTCAATGTAAATAAAGCTAAGAGTTCAGACGAAAAGAAACTCTTATTTTATGTAATTCAAAACGGAAATTTACGTAGACAAAATGGGGCATATCTATCTGAAGTGGATTCAGAATTATACAACATTTTATTTAGTAACAGTAATATTAATACTACTGTTAGAGAAAGATTGGTAATTGATCAGTCCAATACATATGAAAGTCAAAAAACTCTGCCTATTAGAATAGGGCAAAGTAATTTTTCTAAAAATGTTCGCGATAATTTTAATCATATTTGTTGTTTTCCAAATTGTGAAGTTGCTGATAGCAGTTTTCTGATTGGAGCTCATATTGCTAGATGGTCTGATAATTCAGAATCAAGAGGAAATACATCTAATGGATTGTGCCTTTGCTTATTTCATGATAAAGCATTTGAAATTGGCTTATTTACTTTAGATGATAACTTATCTGTTTCTATAGATATTGAAAGACTATCTTATTATCATAGTCCAATAAATCAGATAATAGAATCTAATGGTCAAGCTATTAAAGATTCTAAAATACCAATAAATGTTAAATATCTAAGGCATCATTGGGCTAGAATTGGATATAGACCATGGAAATAG
- a CDS encoding helix-turn-helix domain-containing protein yields MNVIKCNIRELMAQHRIDDITELMAKSGLSRNSINKLYRGTNIETTKLETLFKLCDTFNCKLSDLIEYVPKENQ; encoded by the coding sequence ATGAACGTAATCAAGTGCAATATACGAGAACTCATGGCACAACATCGAATAGATGATATAACAGAATTGATGGCGAAATCGGGCTTAAGTCGGAATTCAATCAACAAGTTGTATAGGGGAACGAATATAGAAACAACAAAGCTGGAAACCTTATTCAAACTATGCGATACATTTAACTGCAAATTATCAGATTTAATTGAGTATGTACCGAAAGAAAACCAATAG
- a CDS encoding DUF6809 family protein has product MINTLESLTEPLIRIRLELLYTELLECHKEYTQLSSETDQYFKTLRDALPDQLQHTVFLYEDAQISLQSILERSIYIQGFKDALQLFSELQNSSI; this is encoded by the coding sequence ATGATTAATACATTAGAATCATTAACAGAGCCGCTTATAAGAATACGTTTAGAATTACTCTATACTGAGCTTCTGGAGTGTCATAAGGAGTACACTCAGCTTTCTTCGGAGACAGATCAATATTTCAAAACGCTTCGTGATGCTTTGCCCGATCAACTTCAACATACGGTTTTTCTTTACGAAGACGCCCAAATTTCTCTCCAATCCATCCTAGAAAGAAGTATCTACATACAAGGTTTCAAAGATGCTCTACAACTATTTAGTGAATTGCAAAATTCTAGTATTTAG
- a CDS encoding tyrosine-type recombinase/integrase, which produces MKKALVEADIRKQVSIHSLTHSFATHLLENRIDLRYIQELLEPQSVRTTERYTCE; this is translated from the coding sequence TTGAAAAAAGCGCTGGTTGAAGCGGATATTCGCAAACAGGTGAGTATTCATTCGCTGACGCATTCCTTTGCGACCCACTTGCTGGAGAATAGGATTGATCTTCGCTATATTCAGGAACTGCTGGAGCCTCAGAGTGTACGAACTACGGAGCGGTACACATGTGAGTAG
- a CDS encoding immunity 22 family protein translates to MNCFEKNMVSVWYGHFASEDELFEYVEIKYPEDENEDVFSGFLNDHEIDDFDEDFAEGVFLVDGTDDGIKDVSYVDSFLSPLLHDLSKVDGKYNSLFFIYDCNTSGLSEKNGEELRFLAAYPYSKD, encoded by the coding sequence ATGAATTGCTTTGAAAAAAATATGGTGTCCGTCTGGTACGGTCACTTTGCCTCAGAAGATGAGTTGTTTGAATATGTTGAGATCAAATACCCGGAGGATGAGAATGAGGATGTTTTTAGCGGTTTTTTAAATGACCATGAAATAGATGATTTTGACGAAGATTTTGCTGAAGGAGTCTTTCTGGTTGACGGGACCGATGATGGTATAAAAGATGTTTCCTATGTTGATTCTTTTTTATCTCCACTATTACATGATTTGAGTAAAGTAGATGGTAAATATAATTCGTTGTTCTTTATATATGATTGTAATACAAGCGGTTTATCTGAAAAAAATGGCGAGGAACTACGCTTTTTAGCCGCATATCCTTATTCAAAAGATTAA
- a CDS encoding methyl-accepting chemotaxis protein, giving the protein MSQNMKKRVSRSSSIANTLAMVLLVIIVVVFAILGTFMFASTRSILVKQQEAMLQTKTQATVSQFDALFKEKGSLVKQMSTNTLFRQYIETTESAEMAKTSPHAAATQATLAAIVKEEPSFADAWIAGIHGKGFFLQNDGAASKPDFDIHSRPYFKPAVEADGLYYSEPYKDVNTGNVVMGIFYPIKDSSNQLIGFAAVDIAFKDIPAVMQSYSLGSTGYSILASKTGDILYHPDQNKVLKEKINESTGDLGEIGKKMIAGESGVQLINDNGERRYIGYATSKDTGWSVGLTISEQEALSELRTFTWITIGGFAAATILLVVICYITLRYLLRSIPKLLAKIKLIENGDLTVPFDTNSHNEIGQISQGVHNMVQKIQGMLQMVGGSAQVLNQSSNDLQSISSRTAITMNDTATAINEIANATNYQSIETDNILQKTGALSGQIDEIANDTKAIESMVQTSAEQSGQGLAVVDQLSKWAEENHNSTQAMSAIIQDIDLSRHEISGIVDTVNQIATQTNLLALNASIEAARAGEQGKGFAVVAGEVRKLAEQTALATQEIYKKVRVIEEKTSVSVEHTVHGLKIAEENARSVEDTKQVFFSINKDLEDLKLRMIQISTNTSKVHKHKDEILQALEIISSTTEENSASTEEVSASTQEQLESFEQVAELSKQLNQLSNKLQDELKQFKVE; this is encoded by the coding sequence ATGTCACAAAATATGAAGAAGCGCGTATCCAGATCATCCAGCATCGCGAACACATTGGCCATGGTCTTGTTAGTTATTATCGTTGTCGTCTTTGCAATCTTGGGGACGTTCATGTTTGCAAGCACGCGAAGCATACTTGTCAAGCAGCAAGAGGCCATGCTCCAGACCAAGACGCAGGCCACCGTTAGTCAATTCGATGCGTTGTTTAAGGAAAAGGGTTCGCTAGTCAAGCAAATGTCAACCAACACTTTGTTTAGACAATATATAGAAACCACCGAATCAGCAGAGATGGCGAAAACTTCTCCACATGCTGCGGCAACTCAAGCGACTCTGGCAGCGATTGTCAAGGAAGAGCCATCTTTTGCCGACGCCTGGATTGCAGGAATACATGGTAAAGGCTTCTTTCTTCAGAACGATGGTGCTGCTTCCAAGCCGGATTTCGATATCCATTCGCGTCCGTACTTCAAGCCAGCTGTTGAAGCAGACGGTTTGTACTACTCAGAACCCTATAAGGACGTCAATACAGGGAATGTGGTCATGGGCATCTTCTATCCGATCAAAGATAGTAGCAACCAATTAATCGGCTTTGCAGCTGTGGATATTGCATTCAAAGACATCCCCGCCGTTATGCAAAGCTATTCGCTTGGAAGCACAGGTTATTCGATTCTTGCATCCAAAACAGGTGATATTTTGTATCACCCTGATCAAAATAAAGTGCTGAAAGAAAAGATTAACGAAAGCACAGGTGATCTTGGCGAGATCGGTAAGAAAATGATTGCTGGCGAGTCTGGAGTACAGCTCATTAATGATAATGGCGAACGTCGCTACATTGGGTATGCAACCAGCAAAGATACAGGATGGTCCGTAGGCTTAACCATTTCTGAACAAGAGGCGCTCTCAGAATTAAGAACCTTTACCTGGATTACGATTGGCGGTTTTGCCGCAGCCACTATTCTGTTGGTTGTAATCTGTTATATAACGCTCCGTTACCTGTTGAGATCCATTCCGAAATTGCTTGCCAAAATCAAGCTGATTGAAAATGGAGATTTGACCGTTCCGTTTGATACGAATTCCCATAACGAAATCGGGCAAATTTCTCAAGGGGTTCACAATATGGTTCAAAAAATTCAAGGCATGCTCCAAATGGTAGGCGGCTCAGCTCAAGTCTTGAATCAGTCTTCAAATGATTTGCAATCCATTTCTTCCAGAACCGCAATCACGATGAACGATACTGCGACAGCAATTAATGAAATAGCCAATGCAACGAACTACCAATCCATCGAAACGGATAACATTTTACAAAAAACCGGAGCCTTATCCGGCCAAATTGACGAAATTGCCAATGATACGAAAGCCATCGAATCGATGGTGCAAACCTCTGCCGAACAAAGCGGACAAGGGCTTGCAGTAGTAGATCAGCTATCCAAATGGGCGGAAGAAAATCACAATTCTACCCAAGCGATGTCGGCTATCATTCAGGATATCGATTTGAGCCGTCACGAGATTTCAGGCATTGTGGATACGGTCAACCAAATTGCAACACAGACCAACCTGCTGGCGCTCAATGCTTCCATTGAAGCTGCACGTGCCGGAGAACAGGGCAAAGGGTTTGCTGTGGTTGCCGGAGAGGTTCGCAAGCTGGCTGAGCAGACAGCGCTAGCAACACAGGAAATCTACAAGAAGGTCCGTGTCATCGAAGAAAAAACCAGCGTATCGGTTGAGCATACCGTTCATGGTCTGAAAATCGCAGAAGAAAATGCGAGATCGGTAGAGGACACGAAGCAAGTGTTCTTTAGTATTAACAAGGATTTGGAAGATTTGAAATTGCGAATGATCCAGATCAGCACCAACACCTCCAAAGTCCACAAGCATAAAGATGAGATTTTGCAGGCGCTAGAGATCATCTCTTCTACCACCGAAGAGAATTCCGCTTCAACCGAAGAGGTTAGCGCCAGCACGCAGGAACAATTGGAGAGCTTCGAACAGGTTGCTGAACTATCCAAACAATTGAATCAATTGTCCAATAAGCTGCAAGACGAATTAAAACAGTTCAAGGTCGAGTAA
- a CDS encoding CueP family metal-binding protein, which produces MKKGILVASGLVVAALGTYLIAGNMQKEGADKLGTTDIKQLVHDFSAGKATGQSASINSSQLIVNGDNTQPITYNLPDSEFFVSIAPYVDQTHPCAIHSLTGCQGEIKNGEFNVTVHDSEGNVIMENAAMKSQPNGFIDLWLPRDKTYRISVNHEGKTAETEFSTYEKDDTCITTMQLG; this is translated from the coding sequence ATGAAAAAAGGAATCTTGGTCGCTTCAGGGTTGGTTGTTGCGGCATTGGGCACGTACCTGATTGCAGGAAATATGCAGAAAGAAGGAGCGGACAAGCTTGGGACAACAGATATCAAGCAATTGGTGCATGATTTCAGCGCAGGCAAGGCAACAGGTCAATCCGCTTCCATTAATTCCAGTCAGTTAATTGTTAATGGAGACAATACACAACCCATAACTTATAATTTGCCTGACAGCGAGTTTTTTGTTTCGATTGCGCCATATGTAGACCAGACCCACCCTTGTGCAATTCATAGTCTAACCGGCTGCCAAGGCGAAATAAAAAACGGAGAATTCAATGTGACCGTTCACGACTCCGAAGGGAATGTCATCATGGAGAATGCTGCCATGAAATCACAACCCAATGGTTTTATTGATCTATGGCTGCCGAGGGATAAAACCTACCGCATTAGCGTCAATCATGAAGGTAAAACGGCTGAAACTGAATTCTCTACATATGAGAAAGACGATACATGTATCACAACGATGCAGTTAGGTTAA